A section of the Pochonia chlamydosporia 170 chromosome 2, whole genome shotgun sequence genome encodes:
- a CDS encoding cell wall associated protein (similar to Aspergillus flavus NRRL3357 XP_002377568.1): MMSKWLPLLLTSASLCLGRPGPHVPLARRDRDVAPSNIKNVDNANLVYKQGSISAFLHPRSIAVSALPVAEDERARLKQLFSWADFHPTGFYLNPNQTLMVRVSGLNTSGPKPQILVGTPALVHPEDHTRDMPASLQASKPLNYGDNSVSDPLGGILYIRYTFKKGQKPPPPVNVTLGEGDAAQPFPLFRDGVTTNSQWATMLRVTNVPFAELVGERVIVTGLAKSAKTYADKSQDQSELLATYKSMISAQDSISGLSLNATDLHRPSILRPMVVQSNNKSNPNSFYFRAAIPNPEHMWWKPTVQKSWMIYHELGHQRQHIETWSWGSLGEVTVNIYSLAARRLVPDIPNKEITHGTTQEWDAAKKYLAQGAEQKDFEKADLFVRLVMFEQLRVLFGDAFYHQLHTNSRMGQRQANDADKKHYFMTQSAEISKKNLTDFFTKWGLKPEERTVKEMSKQQNPTEDLTTRPVYQDKK; encoded by the coding sequence ATGATGTCCAAATGGCTGCCTCTCCTGTTAACAAGCGCCTCTCTGTGTCTCGGCAGGCCGGGGCCTCACGTTCCCCTAGCAAGAAGGGACCGCGATGTTGCGCCGAGTAATATCAAAAATGTCGACAACGCAAACTTAGTGTATAAGCAGGGCAGCATTTCTGCATTTCTTCATCCACGCTCAATCGCAGTGTCGGCTCTCCCAGTCGCCGAGGATGAGCGAGCGCGGTTGAAGCAATTGTTCAGCTGGGCGGACTTTCACCCTACGGGATTCTACCTCAATCCAAACCAAACGCTCATGGTACGAGTCTCTGGACTCAATACTTCGGGACCAAAACCTCAAATCCTTGTTGGCACTCCGGCCTTGGTACACCCCGAGGATCACACCCGGGACATGCCGGCATCACTGCAGGCCTCCAAGCCCTTGAACTACGGGGACAACTCGGTGTCTGATCCTCTCGGCGGGATCTTGTACATTCGATACACCTTCAAAAAGGGGCagaaaccaccaccacccgtGAACGTCACTCTAGGCGAAGGTGACGCAGCCCAGCCGTTCCCGCTGTTCAGAGACGGTGTaacaaccaacagccagTGGGCAACCATGCTGCGCGTAACAAATGTCCCGTTTGCAGAACTGGTTGGTGAACGGGTCATTGTGACAGGTCTGGCAAAAAGCGCGAAAACCTATGCGGATAAGTCTCAGGATCAGTCGGAATTGCTGGCCACGTATAAGAGCATGATATCCGCGCAAGACAGCATCTCTGGCCTCAGCCTGAATGCCACTGATTTGCACAGACCCAGCATACTGCGACCAATGGTCGTGCAAAGCAACAACAAGTCGAACCCGAATTCATTTTACTTCCGTGCTGCGATTCCGAACCCCGAACACATGTGGTGGAAGCCGACAGTCCAAAAATCATGGATGATATACCACGAACTAGGACATCAGCGCCAACACATCGAGACGTGGAGTTGGGGCTCGCTGGGCGAGGTGACTGTCAACATCTATAGTCTTGCTGCTCGCCGCTTGGTCCCCGATATTCCCAACAAGGAGATCACCCACGGCACGACCCAAGAATGGGACGCCGCCAAGAAATATCTTGCTCAAGGCGCCGAACAGAAAGACTTCGAAAAGGCGGATCTCTTCGTCAGGCTCGTTATGTTCGAGCAGCTCCGTGTCCTgtttggcgatgctttcTATCATCAACTGCACACGAACTCTCGCATGGGACAGAGACAAGCCAACGACGCCGACAAGAAGCACTACTTTATGACCCAGTCTGCAGAGATCTCAAAGAAGAACCTGACCGACTTCTTCACGAAATGGGGGCTCAAGCCCGAGGAGCGTACTGTCAAGGAGATGAGCAAGCAGCAAAACCCGACGGAAGACTTGACCACCCGGCCAGTCTACCAGGATAAAAAGTGA